The Caenorhabditis elegans chromosome II genome has a segment encoding these proteins:
- the ltd-1 gene encoding Lim and transglutaminase domain protein ltd-1 (Confirmed by transcript evidence) — protein MNSKQHCNRCGKQVYPTDKVGPLKDSTFFHQGCFKCYICGTRLALKTYCNNRNDINDKEVYCSNHVPIAGPHDLPMASTNGSGKNLENNNHVKNGNWIDAGLSDMKIAHAMKATQVARPYPKISHEGAKYVVDYDTQTRLELLHRKDEDDLYESFQDKRVREAEEFEKENTEEWEKALAEFAKKYEKGQSNMKKDDLIRQLTIKREKKLETLHTKRKERERHQTAELVDRQAKEMLELFKASRSEYSNLQYPSTPPPPVPPSCSKREIYTTTDYFSSIDEVAIHCARNEVASFTDLIRTLSSGARSDVDVARAIYRWITIKNLNTMIFDDSIQNDTPMGLLRGIKYGTESYHVLFKRLCSYAGLHCVVIKGFSKSAGYQPGYSFDDHRFRNTWNAVFLDGSWRFVQCNWGARHLVNAKDGSHEAKTDGNLRYEYDDHYFMTDSEEFIYEFFPSDHAWQLLPRPLSLLQFERIPFVRSLFFKYNLSFIDNKLESTVYTDKSGAASISIRLPPKGDSLIFHYNLKFFDSEENTISGMSLKRFVMQSVTEDVVTFRVHAPSTRPLLLDIFANSVSSGAYLTGQPIKFKSVCKFKVVCESLQVIMVPLPECASGEWGPAKATRLFGLLPISHPDAIINTGRYVEIRFRMTRPLSEFVASLHRNRTDDRALQACTRSALKGDMVYIQIEFPGEGQYGLDIYTRQDDQLINGKQLLTHCCKYLIHSRNC, from the exons ATGAACTCGAAACAACACTGCAATAGATGCGGAAAACAAGTGTATCCAACTGATAAAGTTGGTCCACTTAAGgattctacattttttcatCAAG GTTGCTTCAAATGTTACATTTGTGGAACACGTCTTGCTTTGAAAACATATTGTAATAATCGAAATGATATCAATGATAAAGAAGTGTATTGCTCAAATCATGTTCCAATTGCTGGACCACATGATTTACCAATGGCATCCACTAATGGCtccggaaaaaatttggagaacaATAATCATGTAAAAAATGGTAATTGGAT TGACGCTGGTCTCAGTGATATGAAAATAGCACATGCAATGAAGGCTACACAAGTTGCAAGACCGTACCCAAAAATTAGTCACGAAGGAGCAAAATACGTAGTTGATTATGATACTCAAACACGTCTTGAATTGTTGCATCGAAAAGATGAAGACGATTTGTACGAGTCATTCCAAGATAAAAGAGTACGAGAAgctgaagaatttgaaaaagagaatACGGAAGAATGGGAGAAAGCTCTGGCTGAATTCGCtaagaaatatgaaaaaggaCAGTCgaatatgaaaaaagatgATCTTATCCGGCAATTGACTATTAAACGAGAAAAGAAGTTGGAAACATTGCACACCAAGCGAAag GAACGTGAACGTCATCAAACAGCTGAGCTAGTTGATCGTCAAGCTAAAGAAATGCTGGAACTTTTCAAAGCATCTAGATCAGAGTACAgtaacctacagtacccatcCACACCTCCACCGCCAGTTCCACCGTCTTGCAGCAAACGAGAAATTTATACGACAACTGATTATTTTTCG AGCATCGATGAGGTGGCAATTCACTGTGCTAGAAATGAAGTAGCTTCATTCACAGATCTAATTAGAACCCTATCGTCTGGAGCAAGATCAGATGTTGACGTGGCAAGAGCAATTTATCGATGgattacaattaaaaatttgaacacaaTGATTTTCGatgattcaattcaaaatgatACTCCAATGGGATTGCTAAGAGGAATTAAATATGGAACTGAAAGTTATCATGTTCTTTTCAAAAGATTATGCAG TTACGCTGGTCTTCATTGTGTCGTCATTAAAGGATTCTCAAAATCAGCTGGATATCAACCTGGTTATTCATTTGATGATCATCGCTTCAGAAACACATGGAACGCTGTATTTTTGGACGGTTCCTGGCGATTTGTGCAGTGTAATTGGGGAGCTCGACATTTAGt aAACGCTAAGGACGGATCTCATGAGGCAAAAACAGATGGAAATCTTCGTTATGAATATGATGATCACTATTTCATGACAGATTCAGAGGAATTTATTTATGAATTCTTTCCATCAGATCATGCATGGCAACTTCTACCACGTCCACTATCTCTTCTACAATTTGAACGCATTCCATTTGTTagatctctttttttcaagtataATTTGTCATTTATCGATAATAAGTTGGAGTCTACGGTTTAT ACAGATAAATCAGGTGCTGCTTCAATATCAATTAGGTTACCACCAAAAGGAGATTCATTGATCTTCCactataatttgaaatttttcgattccgAAGAAAATACCATAAGTGGAATGTCACTGAAAAGATTTGTTATGCAGTCTGTAACAGAGGAC gTTGTTACATTCCGTGTTCATGCTCCATCTACTCGTCCTCTTCTACTTGATATTTTTGCCAATTCAGTTTCATCAGGAGCATATTTAACAGGACAGccaatcaaatttaaaagtgtttGCAAATTTAAG gttGTGTGTGAATCGCTTCAAGTGATAATGGTACCCCTACCTGAATGTGCATCTGGTGAATGGGGTCCTGCAAAGGCCACAAGATTATTCGGACTTCTTCCAATATCTCATCCGGACGCAATTATCAATACTGGAAGATATGTGGAAATTCGGTTCAGAATGACACGCCCACTTTCGGAATTCGTCGCTTCATTACATCGAAATAGAACAGACGATAGAGCTTTACAAGCATGCACTCGATCAGCTCTTAAAGGAGATATG GTGTATATTCAAATCGAATTTCCTGGTGAAGGTCAATATGGTTTGGATATTTATACTCGCCAAGACGATCAACTAATCAACGGAAAACAACTCCTCACACATTGTTGCAAGTATCTCATTCATTCGAGGAACTGTTAA
- the ltd-1 gene encoding Lim and transglutaminase domain protein ltd-1 (Confirmed by transcript evidence), which translates to MLELFKASRSEYSNLQYPSTPPPPVPPSCSKREIYTTTDYFSSIDEVAIHCARNEVASFTDLIRTLSSGARSDVDVARAIYRWITIKNLNTMIFDDSIQNDTPMGLLRGIKYGTESYHVLFKRLCSYAGLHCVVIKGFSKSAGYQPGYSFDDHRFRNTWNAVFLDGSWRFVQCNWGARHLVNAKDGSHEAKTDGNLRYEYDDHYFMTDSEEFIYEFFPSDHAWQLLPRPLSLLQFERIPFVRSLFFKYNLSFIDNKLESTVYTDKSGAASISIRLPPKGDSLIFHYNLKFFDSEENTISGMSLKRFVMQSVTEDVVTFRVHAPSTRPLLLDIFANSVSSGAYLTGQPIKFKSVCKFKVVCESLQVIMVPLPECASGEWGPAKATRLFGLLPISHPDAIINTGRYVEIRFRMTRPLSEFVASLHRNRTDDRALQACTRSALKGDMVYIQIEFPGEGQYGLDIYTRQDDQLINGKQLLTHCCKYLIHSRNC; encoded by the exons ATGCTGGAACTTTTCAAAGCATCTAGATCAGAGTACAgtaacctacagtacccatcCACACCTCCACCGCCAGTTCCACCGTCTTGCAGCAAACGAGAAATTTATACGACAACTGATTATTTTTCG AGCATCGATGAGGTGGCAATTCACTGTGCTAGAAATGAAGTAGCTTCATTCACAGATCTAATTAGAACCCTATCGTCTGGAGCAAGATCAGATGTTGACGTGGCAAGAGCAATTTATCGATGgattacaattaaaaatttgaacacaaTGATTTTCGatgattcaattcaaaatgatACTCCAATGGGATTGCTAAGAGGAATTAAATATGGAACTGAAAGTTATCATGTTCTTTTCAAAAGATTATGCAG TTACGCTGGTCTTCATTGTGTCGTCATTAAAGGATTCTCAAAATCAGCTGGATATCAACCTGGTTATTCATTTGATGATCATCGCTTCAGAAACACATGGAACGCTGTATTTTTGGACGGTTCCTGGCGATTTGTGCAGTGTAATTGGGGAGCTCGACATTTAGt aAACGCTAAGGACGGATCTCATGAGGCAAAAACAGATGGAAATCTTCGTTATGAATATGATGATCACTATTTCATGACAGATTCAGAGGAATTTATTTATGAATTCTTTCCATCAGATCATGCATGGCAACTTCTACCACGTCCACTATCTCTTCTACAATTTGAACGCATTCCATTTGTTagatctctttttttcaagtataATTTGTCATTTATCGATAATAAGTTGGAGTCTACGGTTTAT ACAGATAAATCAGGTGCTGCTTCAATATCAATTAGGTTACCACCAAAAGGAGATTCATTGATCTTCCactataatttgaaatttttcgattccgAAGAAAATACCATAAGTGGAATGTCACTGAAAAGATTTGTTATGCAGTCTGTAACAGAGGAC gTTGTTACATTCCGTGTTCATGCTCCATCTACTCGTCCTCTTCTACTTGATATTTTTGCCAATTCAGTTTCATCAGGAGCATATTTAACAGGACAGccaatcaaatttaaaagtgtttGCAAATTTAAG gttGTGTGTGAATCGCTTCAAGTGATAATGGTACCCCTACCTGAATGTGCATCTGGTGAATGGGGTCCTGCAAAGGCCACAAGATTATTCGGACTTCTTCCAATATCTCATCCGGACGCAATTATCAATACTGGAAGATATGTGGAAATTCGGTTCAGAATGACACGCCCACTTTCGGAATTCGTCGCTTCATTACATCGAAATAGAACAGACGATAGAGCTTTACAAGCATGCACTCGATCAGCTCTTAAAGGAGATATG GTGTATATTCAAATCGAATTTCCTGGTGAAGGTCAATATGGTTTGGATATTTATACTCGCCAAGACGATCAACTAATCAACGGAAAACAACTCCTCACACATTGTTGCAAGTATCTCATTCATTCGAGGAACTGTTAA